The genomic segment ATGCAAAGCCCTATAACATCCGAAAATACAACAAAACGTCCGGTTCACCATGTTACTTGGAAACAAGTATTGAGTTTCAGACATTGGTATATGTTGCAAAGAAGTATATTCAACTTTTTTGCAAGTTTTTATATGCATTCGGAGGGTCATATCCCTAAACCCATGTTAGGATATGCATCAAACATGAGTGCTGTACATGGGTACTTCAAGAAAAACGAAGAGTTAGAGCAACATAGTACCCAAAGAACAACTcgattaattatctcttaactgGTTAACCTTAATAAGACATAAGTAGACACAGTCAATAGCAGTTAGATAAGTTTTAAGAACCTTACAAATCATTTTCAGATTCCTCTTCATACACAAAAGAGCTGAAAACCGGTCCCATTGGTCCTTTGACATCTTTACTTGAAGCATTATCAGCCCCACCTTTGCCCTTCCAGGAACAAAAGTTAAAAAACCAGTTAATCAGCAAAACAtcgaaaaacaaaaagaaagtagATAGAAATAAAACAGTATCCTCAAAAAAGGAAGTTAGCAGATAGAAATGCAATAAGATTAAAACCACACCATAGCTGAACCAGCAGCCCAAGATGGATATAGCTCTGTCACAACATCAATGTATTTCTGCATTGCATCCTCTGGAGGCATAGCACCCAATTTGTGCCATGCTTGCCTAAGAATAAACgaataatcaaattcaataacCAGGGCTATAAATTTCTCAATCAATTTTCAATCATTCAAGTCTTGAATTATGTAGTAGAAACAATTCTCAAGCTAAATTGAAGTGCCATACAATGAGGAACAATCAAACATTGAAGATTGAATAAGAAACTAATTAAATGATCatcaaatttacccaaatttctACTCATAATAAGAGCTTCAAGTAAAACAAGTTCAGCTTTGAATCGTAAAAACAAAGTTTAGTCAGCGAATCAACTAAATTATACTCAGTAAGCTCATCTATGGTGTTCACATTTCCCAAAATAAGAAATAACCCgcaatcaaacaaaaaaaaaacccgaaTAAATTagggggagagagagagagagagagagagagagagagcagaAAACGCCAAGAAGCACCGCGTTACCACTTAGCACGAGCCGTCATTTTCAAAGCGGAAGGCTGGGGAGCAGTGCAAGGCCCTTCGGTGGCAACCTTGTACAAACCGTAAAGCTGCAACTGCACCTCGTTCGGAACCTTTTGCGACAACCGATCAGCCGCGGCAGCCGCCACGAACGCCGTTGCCGCACTGAACGCATCATCCAGTTCCGTACACTCCACCCCTTCCCAATCGTCGTCATCATCATCCACGCCATCACCATCGCCATCACTCTCGGCCCTAATACTTCCCAATTCGGCGACTACCGAATCCGACTTGTGCAGTCCCAAGTGCTCAGTACTTCCAATCGGGTCGGATCCAGAACCCGAATCGTCGATTTTCTCGTAGCCCTGGACATTGCTGCTTCGGGCTCGGGTTATCGAAAGGTTATCGTCTTTGAAAGAAACGACTAAGGAGATTAGCTTGGCTAGAAGATAAGAGAATATAAGACCTAAGATAATCGATTGCAAAAGCTGTTGCCAGTCAGCCATGGAATCAATCAACCAAAACCCAGACATAAAATCAAAACCCAACCCTAAAAAACAGAAACACTAGAAATGAAGCATCTTTGCATCGTAGTTAAGCTAAAACCCTATAAATCTTGTCGgaaattgaagaagataaaaatttcctctttttcccttaaattttgtatattattgcttAGGAAACATTGCCGCCGGAGAAACCAAACCAAAGGTGTAGTAGTCTCTTTATACTACTCGTTTTTTTAATGGGTCTTTATActctaataaaaatataacaagaaGAAGGAACCAAATGTGGGCGTAGTGCGCACCCACGGAATGCGATCAGTTGTTTCGCGGACTACGATTAACTATTATTGTGACACAGGTGGCTCTTTTCTTGTTGTTGGCCTCAGATTTATCTTGACAATGATTAGTTTCtggttttctttttctatatCACGTGTTTAACACGTGATATACAGAACTTTAGGAAGTCTTtttctttgagttaaattttGAGAGGCTTTTtcaggataaattttaaaattatacataaattttaatttaatccgtaattatatatatgaattttaatttagtgtAATTATATACGTGAAACTTTAATTGTAGTTTAAATATATGCttgaaacttaaattt from the Gossypium hirsutum isolate 1008001.06 chromosome D09, Gossypium_hirsutum_v2.1, whole genome shotgun sequence genome contains:
- the LOC107890777 gene encoding acyl-CoA-binding domain-containing protein 1 → MSGFWLIDSMADWQQLLQSIILGLIFSYLLAKLISLVVSFKDDNLSITRARSSNVQGYEKIDDSGSGSDPIGSTEHLGLHKSDSVVAELGSIRAESDGDGDGVDDDDDDWEGVECTELDDAFSAATAFVAAAAADRLSQKVPNEVQLQLYGLYKVATEGPCTAPQPSALKMTARAKWQAWHKLGAMPPEDAMQKYIDVVTELYPSWAAGSAMGKGGADNASSKDVKGPMGPVFSSFVYEEESENDLKMDAIHTFAREGELDNLLKCIESGVSVHLQDSEGRTPMHWAVDRGHLKIAEALLSRNADVNAKDNEGQTPLHYAVMCEREDIAKLLVKQNADKDTKDNDGNSPVNLCDSDWPWLQRAGKAE